A window from Fragaria vesca subsp. vesca linkage group LG5, FraVesHawaii_1.0, whole genome shotgun sequence encodes these proteins:
- the LOC101295521 gene encoding uncharacterized protein LOC101295521 produces the protein MDYDSQESEFATAVAAAAFAIHSMEQAELQYQKERRKSLETTRTNTLPDTKIRPSSGAATRRLSNKGANSTSGGASMKMPMGQDQRALDLESVFPSRYANRGNSIRPSTSADGNQSRKGNSRGHGNAVETKADAWEKAEMKKIQNRYEKVKAAILAWENEKKMQVKLKMERRKREMEQRRAINMQHYQVKQERIDQIAGGARAQVEVKRRNEESKVKEKAKRIRATGKVPVTCFCFTCY, from the exons ATGGATTATGATTCACAAGAGAGTGAGTTTGCAACCGCTGTCGCAGCAGCTGCATTTGCCATTCACTCAATGGAACAAGCTGAATTGCAGTACCAAAAAGAGAGGAGGAAAAGCCTTGAAACCACAAGGACCAATACTTTGCCGGATACAAAGATAAGGCCTAGTTCTGGGGCAGCAACTAGGCGATTATCAAACAAAGGAGCAAATAGTACTAGTG GTGGAGCTTCAATGAAAATGCCAATGGGGCAGGACCAAAGAGCATTGGACTTGGAGAGTGTTTTTCCATCTAGGTATGCAAATCGTGGAAACTCTATAAGGCCTTCAACTTCTGCAGACGGAAATCAAAGCCGAAAAGGAAATTCAAGAGGACATGGCAATGCAGTGGAAACCAAAGCAGATGCTTGGGAGAAAGCTGAGATGAAGAAGATTCAGAATCG GTATGAAAAAGTGAAAGCTGCAATTCTTGCTTGGGAAAATGAAAAGAAGATGCAAGTGAAATTAAAGATGGAGAGGAGAAAG AGAGAAATGGAGCAAAGAAGAGCAATAAACATGCAACACTACCAAGTTAAGCAAGAAAGGATTGACCAGATAGCAGGAGGAGCAAGGGCACAAGTGGAAGTGAAAAGAAGAAATGAAGAGTCCAAGGTTAAAGAAAAGGCAAAAAGAATTAGAGCAACTGGCAAAGTTCCTGTTACATGCTTCTGCTTCACTTGTTACTAG
- the LOC101303618 gene encoding uncharacterized protein LOC101303618 yields the protein MVASSGGTWTDDSSQQPWANGWIRKRTRSDSDYHGKNVSSTSTTSNVHEEQTEYQMDNDTTLNTWTSFESAKTKSNDDDSTCHEGLENQDVERETTKGHESSRSRSRPRRVAAIHNQSERKRRDRINQKMKALQRLVPNANKTDKASMLDEVIRYLELLQAQVQMMNSMRNGMQPHMNMMMPLGMQQQQQQQHQMSILARMGMTPVVPGALGMGMGMGMLNVSNMARMAPHQSLQQQLIHPTPASFLPPFMVPQLMPPKPDPATNANSDSFANPYCTFLAQQQSMNIDLFNKMAAVFRQQVNHQSAASSPSQSKH from the exons ATGGTTGCATCCTCCGGTGGAACATGGACTGACGATTCCAGCCAGCAGCCGTGGGCAAACGGTTGGATCAGGAAACGTACCCGGTCGGACTCCGACTACCATGGGAAAAATGTTAGTAGTACTAGTACTACTAGCAATGTTCATGAAGAACAGACCGAGTACCAAATGGACAATGATACTACTCTAAACACATGGACTTCTTTTGAATCGGCTAAGACCAAAAGCAATGACGACGATTCCACTTGTCATGAGGGGTTG GAAAACCAAGATGTGGAACGAGAGACCACAAAAGGGCATGAATCAAGCCGCTCAAGATCACGACCACGGCGAGTTGCTGCCATTCATAATCAGTCAGAGAGG AAACGAAGAGATCGGATCAATCAGAAAATGAAAGCTCTACAGAGGTTGGTACCAAATGCCAATAAG ACTGATAAAGCTTCAATGCTTGACGAGGTGATAAGATACTTGGAGTTACTCCAAGCACAAGTTCAAATGATGAATAGCATGAGAAATGGTATGCAGCCCCATATGAATATGATGATGCCTTTAGGAATGCAGCAGCAGCAGCAACAGCAGCATCAAATGTCAATCCTAGCGCGCATGGGAATGACTCCGGTTGTTCCTGGCGCGCTAGGAATGGGAATGGGAATGGGAATGCTCAATGTAAGCAACATGGCAAGAATGGCTCCTCATCAATCTCTACAGCAGCAGCTCATTCATCCTACTCCTGCATCATTTCTTCCACCCTTTATGGTGCCCCAACTGATGCCACCAAAGCCTGATCCTGCCACAAATGCTAATTCAGACTCTTTTGCTAATCCATATTGTACCTTCCTAGCACAA CAGCAATCAATGAATATCGACCTGTTCAACAAGATGGCAGCAGTGTTCCGTCAACAAGTCAATCATCAATCGGCAGCAAGCAGCCCATCACAGTCGAAACATTAA
- the LOC101303912 gene encoding flavin-containing monooxygenase FMO GS-OX-like 9-like, with protein sequence MVSERYQCKSVCVIGAGPSGLVAARELRKEGHRVVVLEQNHDVGGQWLYDPNVEGEDPLGRNTTSPTTSTNSQHLKVHSSLYTSLRLTSPREIMGFTDFPFSVKKGRDMRRFPGHRELLLYLQDFCDWFGLRDLIRFNTRVAYVGMLQDHVTGCQDLKWLVKSVQKKTQIVMEEVFDSVVVATGHYSQPRLPSIKGMDSWKRKQMHSHIYRDSKPFRNEVVVVVGTSLSGQDISMELVEVAKAVYLSARSMNKISEGLSKVISKHDTLDLRPQIESLQEDGKVLFVDGSWVIADTIIYCTGYSYTFPFLDTKGIVAIDDDRVGPLYEHTFPPSLAPSLSFIGIPRKIIGFPFFESQAKWIAQLLSGKRTLPSWEEMMQSIKDFYHSRDVAGIPKYQTHDIAEFEYCDKYGDHVGFPHLEEWRKELCLSALRNSETNLETYRDSLDDHDLLQEALQSPHFTQQEQGAQDFPL encoded by the exons ATGGTTTCTGAGAGGTACCAATGCAAAAGTGTATGTGTAATTGGGGCTGGACCGTCGGGCCTTGTTGCTGCAAGAGAGCTGAGGAAAGAAGGTCACAGAGTGGTGGTGTTGGAACAAAACCATGATGTAGGAGGTCAATGGCTGTATGACCCAAATGTGGAGGGAGAGGACCCTTTAGGAAGGAACACTACTAGTCCTACTACTAGTACTAATTCTCAACATCTCAAAGTCCACAGTAGTCTTTATACCTCTTTAAGGCTTACATCCCCTAGAGAGATCATGGGGTTCACTGATTTTCCATTTTCAGTTAAGAAGGGTAGAGACATGAGAAGGTTTCCTGGGCATAGGGAACTTCTTTTGTACCTTCAAGACTTCTGTGACTGGTTTGGGTTAAGGGATTTGATTAGGTTCAATACTAGGGTGGCTTATGTGGGAATGCTGCAGGATCATGTAACGGGATGCCAAGATTTGAAATGGCTCGTTAAGAGTGTGCAGAAGAAGACCCAGATTGTGATGGAAGAGGTGTTTGATTCTGTGGTTGTTGCCACTGGCCATTACTCTCAGCCTAGATTGCCTTCCATTAAAG GAATGGATTCATGGAAGAGGAAGCAAATGCACAGTCACATTTACAGGGATTCCAAGCCTTTCCGCAATGAG GTTGTGGTTGTGGTTGGAACTTCACTAAGTGGGCAAGACATATCAATGGAGCTAGTAGAAGTGGCAAAGGCAGTGTACCTCAGCGCAAGATCCATGAACAAAATCTCTGAGGGCTTATCAAAGGTCATTTCCAAGCATGATACTTTGGATCTTCGTCCACAG ATAGAGTCCCTTCAAGAAGATGGAAAGGTATTGTTTGTGGATGGTTCTTGGGTAATTGCAGACACTATCATCTACTGCACAGG GTATTCATACACATTCCCATTCCTTGACACCAAAGGAATAGTAGCTATTGATGATGACAGGGTGGGTCCTTTGTATGAGCACACCTTCCCTCCCTCACTTGCTCCTTCTTTATCTTTTATTGGCATTCCTAGAAAG ATCATAGGGTTCCCTTTCTTTGAGTCACAAGCAAAATGGATAGCTCAACTGCTCTCCGGAAAAAGAACATTGCCATCATGGGAGGAAATGATGCAGTCCATTAAGGACTTCTACCACTCAAGGGATGTTGCTGGCATCCCAAAGTATCAGACTCATGATATTGCAGAGTTTGAG TATTGTGACAAATATGGAGATCATGTTGGGTTCCCACATTTAGAGGAATGGAGGAAAGAGCTTTGTCTTTCTGCCTTGAGAAATTCCGAGACCAACTTAGAAACATATAGAGATTCGCTGGATGATCATGACTTGCTTCAAGAGGCTCTTCAGAGTCCACATTTCACTCAACAAGAACAAGGAGCTCAAGATTTTCCTCTGTAA